A window of Nocardia arthritidis genomic DNA:
GGCGTCGACTACCCGTGCGACCGCGACGGCCTGGTCAAGGCGGCCGAGAAGAACAAGGCGCAGCGGGAGATCATCGACTTCCTGCGCGGCATCCCGGACCGCACCTACGAGAGTCCGAGCACGGTCAGCCAGCAGGTATC
This region includes:
- a CDS encoding DUF2795 domain-containing protein — protein: MMSKVNPIELQKSLHGVDYPCDRDGLVKAAEKNKAQREIIDFLRGIPDRTYESPSTVSQQVSGS